One genomic segment of Caloranaerobacter ferrireducens includes these proteins:
- a CDS encoding gamma carbonic anhydrase family protein produces the protein MLKEYESKKPQIHDSCFIADSAEIIGDVEIGENTSVWYNTVIRGDENSIKIGKYTNIQDGCVIHISKEYETVIGDYVTIGHKAIVHACKVGDNVLIGMGAIILDGAEIEDNVLVGAGSIVTPGKKIPSGTLVLGSPAKVIRKLTDEEIKHLKQSAIDYVEYAKKHKK, from the coding sequence ATGTTAAAAGAATATGAAAGCAAAAAGCCTCAAATACATGATAGTTGTTTTATTGCAGACAGTGCTGAAATAATTGGAGATGTTGAGATAGGAGAGAATACAAGTGTTTGGTACAATACAGTAATAAGAGGAGATGAAAACTCTATTAAAATTGGTAAATATACAAATATTCAAGATGGCTGTGTGATACACATAAGTAAAGAATATGAAACAGTTATAGGAGACTATGTTACTATTGGACATAAAGCAATAGTGCATGCGTGTAAAGTTGGAGATAATGTTTTGATAGGTATGGGAGCTATAATTTTGGATGGCGCTGAAATTGAAGATAATGTATTAGTTGGAGCAGGAAGTATTGTAACACCAGGTAAGAAAATTCCATCAGGAACTTTAGTGTTAGGTTCACCAGCAAAGGTTATAAGAAAATTAACTGATGAAGAGATAAAGCATTTAAAACAGTCAGCTATAGATTATGTTGAATATGCAAAGAAACACAAAAAATAA
- the ruvC gene encoding crossover junction endodeoxyribonuclease RuvC: protein MIIVGIDPGIAIVGYGIIEKKGNKLKAIKYGAITTESNISLPCRLKIVYDELTKILLEYKPDALAIEELFFNKNVKTAITIGQARGVEILAAVNCGIDIYEYTPLQVKQGVVGYGRAQKKQVQEMVKLLLNLKEIPKPDDVADALAVAICHAHSGRFKDLFKIK from the coding sequence ATGATTATAGTAGGAATAGATCCAGGAATTGCGATAGTAGGTTATGGTATTATTGAGAAAAAGGGGAATAAACTTAAAGCTATAAAATATGGAGCTATAACAACTGAATCAAATATTTCATTACCATGTAGGTTAAAAATTGTTTATGATGAGTTAACAAAAATCCTTCTAGAATACAAGCCAGATGCATTAGCGATAGAAGAACTTTTTTTTAATAAAAATGTAAAGACTGCTATTACTATTGGACAAGCTAGAGGGGTCGAAATACTAGCAGCTGTTAACTGTGGAATAGATATTTATGAGTATACTCCACTTCAAGTTAAGCAAGGCGTTGTAGGTTATGGTAGAGCACAAAAAAAGCAAGTTCAAGAAATGGTAAAACTATTGTTAAATCTAAAAGAAATTCCAAAACCAGATGATGTTGCAGACGCTTTAGCTGTTGCAATATGTCATGCACATTCAGGTAGGTTCAAAGATTTATTTAAAATTAAATAA
- the ruvB gene encoding Holliday junction branch migration DNA helicase RuvB, which yields MSSITEESRIITSNLKYEDYEIENTLRPRRIDDYIGQNKVKEKLKIFIEAAKRRNESLDHVLLYGPPGLGKTTLASIIANEMGVNIKITSGPAIERQGDLAAILTNLEENDVLFIDEIHRLNRNVEEILYPAMEDYVLDIVIGKGPSAKSIRLDLSKFTLIGATTRAGLLTSPLRDRFGVICKLDFYDVENLKKIIIRSAHILGVKIDNDGANEIAKRSRGTPRIANRLLKRVRDYAQVVENGIITKNVAQKALELLEVDEMGLDNVDKKLLYTIIYKFNGGPVGLDTLAASTGEESNTIEDVYEPYLLQLGFINRTPRGRVVTKKCLDYFNIKIDELG from the coding sequence ATGAGTAGTATAACTGAAGAAAGTAGGATAATTACAAGTAATTTAAAGTATGAGGATTATGAAATAGAAAACACGTTAAGGCCGAGAAGAATTGATGATTATATTGGACAAAATAAAGTAAAAGAAAAGCTTAAGATATTTATTGAAGCAGCTAAGAGACGAAATGAATCATTAGACCATGTTTTACTTTATGGACCACCTGGTCTTGGAAAGACAACATTAGCTAGTATTATAGCAAATGAAATGGGGGTTAATATAAAAATAACATCAGGACCAGCTATAGAAAGACAGGGCGATCTTGCTGCGATACTAACTAATTTAGAAGAAAATGATGTTCTTTTTATAGATGAAATACATAGATTGAATAGAAATGTTGAAGAAATTCTTTATCCGGCGATGGAAGACTACGTATTAGATATAGTTATAGGAAAAGGTCCTAGTGCTAAGTCAATAAGGCTAGATTTATCTAAATTTACTCTTATTGGAGCTACAACGAGAGCGGGTTTGTTAACATCACCATTAAGAGATAGATTTGGAGTTATATGCAAATTAGATTTTTATGATGTAGAAAATTTAAAAAAAATAATTATAAGGTCAGCACATATTTTGGGTGTAAAAATTGATAATGATGGTGCTAATGAGATAGCAAAGCGTTCAAGAGGAACCCCTCGTATTGCCAATAGACTTCTTAAAAGAGTTAGAGATTATGCACAAGTTGTAGAAAATGGAATTATCACAAAAAATGTAGCCCAAAAAGCTTTAGAGCTTTTAGAAGTAGATGAAATGGGATTAGACAACGTAGATAAAAAATTATTATATACAATAATATATAAATTTAATGGAGGACCTGTAGGACTTGATACGTTAGCAGCTTCTACAGGGGAAGAAAGTAATACTATAGAGGATGTTTATGAACCGTATTTACTCCAGCTGGGATTTATTAATAGAACACCTAGAGGTAGAGTTGTAACTAAAAAGTGTTTAGATTATTTTAATATTAAAATAGATGAGTTGGGGTGA
- a CDS encoding SpoIID/LytB domain-containing protein, with translation MNVRRVLIIILTVMLVQFISINVLGDENDIKYIRVGLKNPMVYEDQAVISTNNDGFSIGTIDSSFNEILKTDAKSLFIRLDDFYKIEGDVLKLVDENEQSDYGPYHLEIQGEYEAYDDVKAEITNLENTGVKAYPYYNGKFRIWLGFYRTYEEALTEAGIFSEKLGKQINIIDETKTRIVIEDTEGNILLVLKPDTKLYIKGNTVEGNESIIAVNGSNYRDYLTLNRVNEELIIINYLPLEHYLYGVVPREMSVNWPLEALKAQAVAARNYALVSMRKHEDLGYDLCDTQHCQVYAGYDWESLKSNKAVDETYGKVLKYNGKLVNAYFHSTSGGHTENSENVWGYKIPYLRGVKDDFSIGSPNDSWQLVLNSKEVREKLEANGIDIGDIYSIEPLAISDYGRVLELKIEGTGGVEILKKEKSRKIFGYGSLKSTWFNVKSDADVYVVNGTDFEPVKTTLNKVHVVSANGTITSTRNVYSQVKITNGDKTNIMPVIPNVYIFEGRGWGHGLGMSQWGAKKMAELGYNYKQILEYYYTGAKVE, from the coding sequence TTGAATGTAAGAAGAGTTTTAATAATAATTTTAACAGTAATGTTAGTTCAATTTATTTCTATAAATGTTTTAGGAGATGAAAATGATATTAAATATATAAGAGTGGGTCTTAAAAATCCAATGGTATATGAAGATCAGGCTGTTATTAGTACTAATAACGATGGGTTTTCTATTGGTACTATAGATAGCAGCTTTAATGAAATATTAAAAACTGATGCAAAAAGTTTATTTATTAGATTAGATGATTTTTATAAAATTGAGGGCGATGTTTTAAAATTAGTTGATGAAAACGAGCAGTCAGATTATGGCCCATATCATTTAGAAATACAGGGAGAATATGAAGCATATGACGATGTAAAAGCTGAAATTACTAATTTGGAAAATACTGGTGTTAAAGCATACCCGTATTATAATGGGAAGTTTAGAATTTGGTTAGGATTTTATAGAACCTATGAAGAGGCATTAACAGAGGCAGGAATATTCTCAGAAAAACTTGGCAAACAAATTAATATAATAGATGAGACTAAAACAAGAATTGTAATTGAGGATACTGAAGGAAATATTTTACTGGTATTAAAGCCAGATACAAAGCTTTATATTAAAGGTAATACAGTTGAAGGCAATGAAAGTATAATAGCTGTAAATGGAAGTAATTATAGAGATTATCTGACTTTAAACAGAGTAAATGAAGAGCTTATTATTATAAATTATCTTCCACTTGAACATTATTTATATGGTGTAGTACCTAGAGAAATGTCTGTGAACTGGCCTCTTGAAGCACTAAAAGCACAAGCAGTAGCAGCTAGAAATTATGCGTTAGTTAGTATGAGAAAACATGAGGATTTAGGATATGATTTGTGTGATACACAACATTGTCAAGTATATGCAGGCTATGATTGGGAGAGCCTAAAAAGTAATAAGGCTGTTGATGAAACCTATGGAAAAGTTCTAAAATATAACGGTAAGTTAGTAAATGCATATTTCCATTCTACTAGTGGTGGACATACTGAAAATAGTGAAAATGTTTGGGGGTATAAAATTCCTTATTTACGTGGAGTAAAAGATGATTTTTCTATAGGCTCACCAAATGATAGTTGGCAGTTAGTTTTAAATAGTAAAGAGGTAAGAGAAAAACTTGAAGCAAATGGTATAGATATTGGAGATATTTATTCTATTGAACCTTTGGCTATTTCTGATTATGGTAGAGTGTTAGAATTGAAAATTGAAGGAACTGGCGGAGTAGAAATACTGAAAAAAGAAAAAAGTAGAAAAATATTTGGATATGGTTCATTAAAAAGTACTTGGTTTAATGTAAAATCAGATGCTGATGTGTACGTTGTTAATGGAACTGATTTTGAACCTGTTAAAACAACTTTAAATAAAGTACATGTTGTTTCAGCAAATGGTACAATTACTAGCACTAGAAATGTATATTCTCAAGTTAAAATAACAAATGGAGATAAAACTAATATAATGCCTGTGATACCTAATGTGTATATTTTTGAAGGTAGAGGTTGGGGACATGGACTTGGTATGAGTCAATGGGGAGCTAAGAAAATGGCTGAATTAGGATATAACTATAAACAAATATTAGAATACTATTATACTGGAGCAAAAGTAGAGTAA
- the yajC gene encoding preprotein translocase subunit YajC: MQQYSALLMPILFLVIFYFILIRPQQKKEKKIREMRNNLKVGDEIITIGGIHGKIVKIKDEIVTIEVGADKNKFNVSRWAIGNVVNNEK; encoded by the coding sequence ATGCAACAATATTCAGCATTATTAATGCCAATTCTATTCTTGGTTATCTTTTATTTTATTTTAATTAGGCCACAACAAAAGAAAGAGAAAAAAATCAGAGAGATGAGAAATAATCTGAAAGTCGGTGATGAAATTATTACAATTGGTGGTATTCACGGTAAAATAGTAAAAATTAAAGATGAAATAGTGACTATTGAAGTAGGTGCTGATAAAAATAAATTTAATGTTTCAAGATGGGCAATTGGTAATGTTGTAAATAATGAAAAATAA
- the scfB gene encoding thioether cross-link-forming SCIFF peptide maturase encodes MYMNMHMFQMNGKNIVLDVNSGSVHVVDEIVWDIIKLYEDKSLESIINDLKNKYSQTDIIEAYKEIQTLVDNELLFTKEESLDINYNPQNIVKALCLHVAHDCNLKCEYCFASQGDFKGQRLLMPLEVGKRALEFLVENSGNRRNLEVDFFGGEPLMNFDVVKELVKYGRELEKKYNKRFRFTITTNGILLNDDNMKFINENMDNVVLSLDGRKEVNDKMRKTLNGSGSFDIIVPKFLELVKLRGEKLYYVRGTFTSHNLDFSKDVLKLHEIGFDSISVEPVVASPENDYAILEEHLETILNEYEELSSKYIELKKAGKGFEFFHFMIDLNQGPCLIKRVVGCGAGVEYLAVTPEGDLYPCHQFVGNEEFKMGDVFTGVSNEELREKFKKANVLTKSECRECWARFYCSGGCHANAYNFNKDITKPYKIGCEMEKKRIECAISIVANGY; translated from the coding sequence ATGTATATGAATATGCATATGTTTCAGATGAATGGAAAAAACATAGTATTAGATGTTAACAGTGGTTCAGTTCATGTAGTAGATGAAATCGTCTGGGATATAATTAAACTGTACGAAGATAAAAGTTTAGAGTCAATCATTAATGATTTAAAAAATAAATACAGCCAGACTGATATTATAGAAGCTTATAAAGAGATACAGACCTTAGTTGATAATGAGTTACTGTTTACAAAAGAAGAAAGTTTAGATATAAATTACAATCCACAAAATATTGTTAAAGCTTTATGTTTGCATGTAGCACATGATTGTAATTTAAAATGTGAATATTGCTTTGCTTCTCAGGGAGATTTCAAGGGGCAAAGGTTGTTAATGCCTTTAGAAGTTGGCAAAAGAGCATTAGAGTTTTTGGTTGAAAATTCAGGCAACAGAAGAAACCTTGAAGTTGACTTTTTCGGTGGAGAACCATTAATGAATTTTGATGTTGTAAAAGAGTTAGTTAAATATGGCCGTGAACTAGAGAAAAAATATAATAAGAGATTTAGATTTACTATTACTACTAATGGAATTTTATTAAATGATGATAATATGAAATTTATTAATGAAAATATGGATAATGTAGTACTAAGTTTAGATGGCAGAAAAGAAGTAAATGACAAGATGAGAAAAACACTAAATGGCAGTGGTAGTTTCGATATTATTGTTCCAAAGTTTTTAGAACTTGTAAAATTAAGAGGAGAAAAATTATATTACGTTAGAGGTACTTTTACAAGTCACAATTTAGATTTCTCTAAAGATGTTTTAAAACTTCATGAAATAGGGTTTGACAGTATTTCAGTTGAGCCAGTAGTTGCAAGCCCAGAAAATGATTATGCAATTTTAGAGGAGCATTTAGAAACGATATTGAATGAATATGAAGAATTGTCAAGTAAATATATAGAGCTTAAAAAAGCAGGGAAAGGTTTTGAGTTTTTCCATTTCATGATTGATTTAAACCAAGGTCCTTGTTTAATTAAAAGAGTAGTAGGCTGTGGTGCTGGTGTGGAATATCTAGCAGTTACTCCTGAAGGAGATTTATACCCTTGTCATCAGTTTGTTGGAAATGAAGAATTTAAGATGGGTGATGTTTTTACTGGTGTGTCAAATGAAGAGTTAAGAGAAAAATTTAAAAAAGCTAATGTACTAACAAAAAGTGAATGTAGGGAATGTTGGGCTAGATTTTACTGCAGTGGAGGATGTCATGCAAATGCCTATAATTTTAATAAAGATATAACTAAACCGTATAAAATTGGTTGTGAAATGGAGAAAAAAAGGATAGAGTGTGCTATATCGATAGTTGCAAATGGTTACTAA
- a CDS encoding TIGR04086 family membrane protein, which produces MKVKVNEENNNYMVTTFKGVLISILISIICIIILAVILTYTSLSESTVPILNSIIMIVSIAIGAIYSSIRIRRKGWLNGAIVGLLYFILLILVSYIFVRSYKINSHVTIKAIVAVLTGAIGGMIGVNLK; this is translated from the coding sequence ATGAAGGTAAAGGTTAATGAAGAAAATAATAATTATATGGTTACAACTTTTAAAGGCGTTTTAATAAGTATTTTAATTTCAATTATATGTATTATTATTTTAGCAGTGATATTAACTTATACAAGTTTATCAGAGAGTACAGTACCAATTTTAAATTCCATAATTATGATAGTTAGCATTGCCATAGGAGCGATTTATTCATCTATAAGAATTAGAAGAAAAGGATGGCTCAATGGTGCTATTGTTGGTTTACTATATTTTATATTGCTAATACTAGTTAGTTATATTTTTGTACGTTCTTATAAAATTAATAGTCATGTTACAATAAAAGCAATAGTTGCAGTACTTACAGGAGCGATTGGTGGAATGATTGGGGTTAATTTAAAATAG
- the ruvA gene encoding Holliday junction branch migration protein RuvA, which yields MFSYIIGDISEIGEDYIVIDNHGIGYFINTSKNTICNLKDNLKGIKIHTHFHVREDGISIYGFINKEELEMFKLLLLVSKIGPKVALGILSSLTPDSIKQAILNEDIKLLSTAQGIGLKTGKRIVLELKDKIKDEVFTETNIFKGDSFIDEAVGALISLGYSRPEINNVLSKTDISGLKTEEIIKIALKKLSTK from the coding sequence ATGTTCAGTTATATAATTGGTGATATAAGTGAAATAGGAGAAGATTACATAGTAATAGATAATCATGGAATTGGCTATTTTATCAATACTTCAAAAAATACAATTTGTAATTTGAAAGATAACTTAAAAGGTATAAAAATTCATACACATTTTCATGTGAGAGAAGATGGTATTAGTATATATGGTTTTATTAATAAAGAAGAATTAGAAATGTTTAAATTATTATTATTAGTATCTAAGATAGGTCCTAAAGTAGCTCTTGGTATACTTTCATCATTAACACCAGATAGTATTAAACAAGCAATACTAAATGAAGATATAAAATTACTTTCAACAGCCCAAGGAATAGGATTAAAGACAGGTAAAAGAATTGTTCTAGAATTAAAAGATAAAATAAAAGATGAGGTATTTACAGAAACTAATATTTTTAAAGGAGATTCATTTATTGACGAAGCTGTTGGTGCATTAATTTCTTTAGGTTATAGTAGACCAGAAATAAACAATGTTTTGTCTAAAACTGATATATCAGGTTTGAAAACAGAAGAAATAATTAAGATTGCCCTAAAGAAATTGTCAACCAAGTAG
- the tgt gene encoding tRNA guanosine(34) transglycosylase Tgt gives MAVKYELIKESTECKARLGKLHTPHGVIETPIFMPVGTRATVKTMTPEELKGLGAQIILSNTYHLYLRPGHELIKEAGGLHKFMNWDKPILTDSGGFQVFSLGDLRKITEEGVEFRSHIDGSRHFISPEKSIEIQNALGSDIIMAFDECAPYPSDRDYVKHSLERTTRWAKRCKEAHRNPETQALFGIVQGGMYRDLREQSAKEIMDLDFPGYAIGGLSVGEPKELMYEVLDYTVPLLPKNKPRYLMGVGSPDCLFEGVIRGIDMFDCVLPTRIARNGTVMTSQGKVVIRNAKYARDFGKLDPECDCYTCRNYSRAYIRHLFNVNEILGARLTTIHNLYFLLKLMENIRLAIKEDRLLQYKEEFFKKYGYIK, from the coding sequence ATGGCAGTAAAATACGAATTAATTAAAGAATCTACTGAATGTAAAGCAAGATTAGGTAAATTACACACACCTCATGGCGTAATTGAAACACCTATATTTATGCCTGTAGGTACTAGAGCGACTGTAAAAACTATGACACCTGAAGAACTAAAAGGTTTAGGAGCTCAAATTATATTAAGTAATACATATCATTTATATTTAAGACCAGGTCATGAATTGATAAAAGAAGCTGGAGGGCTTCATAAATTCATGAATTGGGATAAACCGATACTTACAGATAGTGGTGGTTTCCAAGTTTTTAGTTTAGGTGATTTAAGAAAAATTACCGAAGAGGGTGTTGAGTTTAGGTCTCATATAGATGGTTCTAGACATTTTATAAGCCCTGAAAAATCAATTGAAATACAAAATGCATTAGGGTCAGATATTATTATGGCGTTTGATGAATGTGCACCATATCCTAGTGATAGAGACTATGTAAAACATTCTCTTGAAAGAACAACTAGATGGGCAAAAAGATGTAAAGAAGCACATAGAAACCCAGAAACTCAAGCATTGTTTGGAATAGTTCAAGGTGGTATGTATAGAGATTTGAGAGAGCAAAGTGCAAAAGAGATTATGGATTTGGATTTTCCGGGATATGCGATTGGTGGTTTAAGTGTGGGTGAGCCTAAAGAGCTTATGTATGAAGTGCTTGATTATACAGTACCTTTATTACCTAAAAATAAGCCTAGATATTTAATGGGAGTTGGTAGTCCAGACTGTTTATTTGAAGGGGTAATAAGAGGTATTGATATGTTTGATTGTGTTTTACCTACTAGAATAGCTAGAAACGGTACTGTAATGACAAGTCAGGGTAAAGTTGTGATCAGAAATGCTAAATATGCAAGAGATTTTGGTAAACTTGATCCTGAGTGTGATTGTTATACTTGTCGTAACTATTCAAGGGCCTATATTAGACACTTGTTCAATGTGAATGAGATTTTAGGAGCTAGACTTACTACTATACACAATTTGTATTTCTTATTGAAGTTAATGGAGAATATTAGATTAGCTATTAAAGAAGATAGACTACTGCAATATAAAGAAGAATTCTTTAAAAAATATGGATATATTAAATAA
- the queA gene encoding tRNA preQ1(34) S-adenosylmethionine ribosyltransferase-isomerase QueA has protein sequence MRRQDFYFDLPEELIAQFPIEKRDSSRLMVLDKKTGAIEHKEFKDIIDYLNEGDCLVLNDTRVIPARLFGQKEKTGGKIEFLLLNRIEKDKWEVLVKPGKRARVGTTFIFGDGILKADVLEIGEEGIRIVEFKYDGIFEEVLDRLGEVPLPPYIKEKLEDRERYQTVYSKKEGSAAAPTAGLHFTEELLEKIREKGVEIVYITLHVGLGTFRPVKVDKLDEHKMHSEFFEVSEEAANTINEIKKKGGKIIAVGTTTTRTLESSSNNEGFVVPKKGSTDIFIYPGYKFKVIDKLITNFHLPESTLIMLVSALAGRENVLRAYNIAVKEKYRFFSFGDAMLIK, from the coding sequence ATGAGGAGACAAGATTTTTATTTTGATTTACCAGAAGAACTTATAGCACAATTTCCAATAGAAAAAAGGGATAGTTCAAGACTGATGGTTCTAGATAAAAAAACAGGAGCTATTGAGCATAAGGAATTTAAGGATATAATTGACTATTTAAATGAGGGAGATTGTTTGGTATTAAATGATACTAGAGTAATACCTGCAAGACTTTTTGGTCAGAAAGAAAAAACGGGTGGGAAGATTGAATTCTTACTATTAAATAGAATTGAAAAAGATAAATGGGAAGTATTGGTAAAACCGGGTAAAAGAGCAAGAGTAGGAACTACATTTATTTTTGGTGATGGAATTTTAAAAGCTGATGTATTGGAAATTGGTGAAGAAGGTATTAGAATAGTTGAATTCAAATATGATGGAATTTTTGAAGAAGTATTAGATAGGTTAGGAGAAGTCCCTTTACCGCCATATATAAAGGAAAAATTAGAAGATAGAGAAAGATATCAAACAGTATATTCAAAAAAAGAGGGCTCAGCAGCTGCTCCAACTGCTGGACTTCATTTTACAGAAGAACTGCTAGAAAAAATTAGAGAAAAAGGAGTAGAAATTGTATATATAACTCTTCATGTAGGGCTTGGAACTTTTAGACCTGTTAAGGTTGATAAATTAGATGAACATAAAATGCATTCTGAGTTTTTTGAAGTTAGTGAAGAAGCAGCAAATACGATAAATGAAATTAAGAAAAAAGGTGGAAAAATAATAGCTGTAGGGACAACAACAACTAGGACTTTGGAGTCATCAAGTAATAATGAAGGATTTGTTGTTCCCAAAAAAGGATCGACAGATATATTTATCTATCCAGGTTATAAATTTAAAGTTATTGATAAACTTATTACAAATTTTCATTTGCCTGAATCTACACTAATCATGTTGGTTAGTGCATTAGCAGGTAGAGAAAATGTTTTAAGAGCTTATAATATTGCTGTTAAAGAAAAATACAGATTTTTTAGTTTTGGAGATGCTATGCTAATAAAATAA
- a CDS encoding DUF2905 domain-containing protein, giving the protein MESLGRFFVIIGLIFIILGGFLIILQKVGLGKLPGDIVYQKGNFTFVFPIVTCIVLSIILSIILNIFSRFK; this is encoded by the coding sequence ATGGAATCATTAGGTAGATTTTTTGTAATAATTGGTCTTATCTTCATCATTTTAGGTGGATTTTTAATAATATTGCAAAAAGTAGGGTTAGGAAAACTGCCTGGTGATATTGTATATCAAAAAGGTAATTTTACTTTTGTTTTTCCAATAGTTACATGTATTGTTTTAAGTATAATTTTATCAATAATTTTAAATATTTTTTCAAGATTTAAGTAA
- a CDS encoding BofC C-terminal domain-containing protein, whose protein sequence is MKKFSKVAFVTFAFSLLLVSFIYGYNIGNKKAIEKPQKELAIKGTENNIIDYKNDSDVESVEKEENVIGPNTVIEYINYYKKCNDTLTQIVEPEKAIINFNEEDYKKYLETNHPDWQLLSFSSEKVIVKRELDRYCPNHYIISVKDNKIAIFKFNDMGEKVLVEIINKSVSTLKEIDQEKLKKGIVVDSEEEIGDILENFIS, encoded by the coding sequence ATGAAAAAATTTTCAAAAGTTGCATTTGTAACTTTTGCATTTTCATTACTTTTAGTTAGTTTTATATATGGATATAATATTGGGAATAAGAAAGCTATTGAGAAACCTCAAAAGGAATTAGCAATTAAAGGTACAGAAAATAATATTATTGACTATAAAAACGATAGCGATGTTGAGAGCGTAGAGAAAGAAGAGAATGTTATTGGACCTAATACTGTTATTGAATATATAAATTATTATAAGAAATGCAATGATACTTTAACTCAAATAGTAGAACCTGAAAAAGCAATAATAAATTTTAATGAAGAGGATTATAAGAAGTATTTAGAAACAAATCATCCAGATTGGCAGTTATTATCTTTTTCAAGTGAAAAAGTTATAGTTAAGAGAGAGTTAGATAGATATTGTCCAAATCATTATATAATAAGCGTTAAAGATAATAAGATTGCTATATTCAAGTTTAATGATATGGGTGAAAAAGTATTAGTTGAAATAATAAATAAATCTGTATCAACTTTAAAAGAAATAGATCAGGAAAAATTAAAAAAAGGTATAGTAGTAGATTCGGAAGAAGAAATAGGAGATATTTTAGAAAATTTTATAAGTTAA
- the scfA gene encoding six-cysteine ranthipeptide SCIFF yields the protein MKHINTISGRSLKSTIAKGGCGECQTSCQSACKTSCTVGNQKCEK from the coding sequence ATGAAGCACATAAATACAATAAGTGGTCGTAGTTTAAAAAGTACAATTGCAAAAGGTGGATGCGGAGAATGCCAAACTTCATGCCAATCAGCATGTAAGACTTCTTGCACTGTTGGAAATCAAAAGTGCGAGAAATAA